One stretch of Kogia breviceps isolate mKogBre1 chromosome 18, mKogBre1 haplotype 1, whole genome shotgun sequence DNA includes these proteins:
- the SMPD3 gene encoding sphingomyelin phosphodiesterase 3, whose product MVLYTTPFPNSCLSALHAVSWALIFPCYWLADRLLASFIPTTYEKRQRADDPCYLQLLCTVLFTPVYLALLVASLPFALLGFLLWSTLQSARRPYVYSRLEDKGSAGGAALLSEWKGTGPGKSFCFATANLCLLPDSLARLNNVFNTQARAKEIGQRIRNGASRPQIKIYIDSPTNTSISAASFSSLVSPQGSDGVARAVPGSIKRTASVEYGGRHPGDEAANGLASGDPADGGSLEDACIVRIGGDEGGRPPEAVDPPTGGQARNGAGGGPRGQTPNQSQRDGDSGSLGSPSASRESLVKARAGADGGSGEPGANSKLPYKASVAKKAAMRRRRHPDEAFDHEVSAFFPANLDFLCLQEVFDKRAAAKLKDQLHGYFEYILYDVGVYGCHGCCSFKCLNSGLFFASRYPIMDVAYHCYPNGRSSDSLASKGALYLKVQVGNTPHDQRIVGYISCTHLHALPEDSDIRCEQLNMLQDWLADFRKSTSSSSAANPEELVAFDVVCGDFNFDNCSSDDKLEQQHSLFTRYKDPCRLGPGEEKLWAIGTLLDKDGLYDEEVCTPDNLQKVLESEEGRREYLAFPTSKSPGGGQKGRKELLKGNGRRIDYMLHGEEGLCPDWKAEVEEFSFITQLSGLTDHLPVAMRLMVSAGEEEA is encoded by the exons ATGGTTTTGTACACGACCCCCTTTCCCAACAGCTGTCTGTCTGCCCTGCACGCCGTGTCCTGGGCCCTCATCTTCCCATGCTACTGGCTGGCAGACCGGCTCCTGGCCTCCTTCATACCCACCACCTACGAGAAGCGCCAGCGGGCGGATGACCCGTGCTACCTCCAGCTGCTCTGCACCGTGCTCTTCACGCCTGTCTACCTGGCTCTCCTGGTCGCCTCACTGCCCTTTGCGCTCCTGGGGTTCCTCCTCTGGTCCACCCTGCAGTCGGCCCGCCGGCCCTACGTCTACTCCCGGCTGGAGGACAAGGGCTCAGCTGGCGGGGCAGCCCTGCTCAGTGAATGGAAGGGTACGGGTCCTGGCAAAAGCTTCTGCTTCGCCACTGCCAACCTCTGCCTCCTCCCAGACTCGCTGGCCAGGCTCAACAACGTTTTCAACACCCAAGCCCGGGCCAAAGAAATCGGCCAGAGAATCCGCAACGGGGCCAGTAGGCCCCAGATCAAAATCTACATCGACTCACCCACCAACACCTCCATCAGCGCGGCCAGCTTCAGCAGCCTGGTGTCACCGCAGGGCAGCGACGGTGTGGCCCGGGCCGTCCCTGGGAGCATTAAGAGGACGGCCTCTGTGGAGTACGGTGGGCGTCACCCTGGCGACGAGGCTGCCAACGGCCTGGCCTCCGGGGACCCAGCCGACGGCGGCAGCCTTGAGGACGCCTGCATCGTGCGCATCGGTGGCGACGAGGGGGGCCGGCCCCCCGAAGCCGTCGACCCCCCCACTGGGGGCCAGGCCAGGAACGGGGCTGGTGGGGGCCCACGGGGCCAGACGCCCAACCAGAGTCAGCGGGATGGGGACTCGGGGAGCCTGGGCAGCCCCTCGGCCTCCAGGGAGTCCCTGGTGAAGGCGCGGGCTGGGGCTGATGGCGGCAGTGGGGAGCCAGGCGCCAACAGCAAGCTCCCATACAAGGCTTCGGTGGCGAAGAAGGCGGCCATGCGCAGGAGGCGCCACCCGGACGAGGCCTTTGACCACGAGGTCTCAGCCTTCTTTCCTGCCAACCTGGACTTCCTGTGCCTGCAGGAGGTGTTTGACAAGCGGGCGGCCGCCAAGTTGAAAGACCAGCTGCACGGCTACTTTGAGTACATCCTCTATGACGTCGGGGTCTATGGCTGCCATGGCTGCTGCAGCTTCAAGTGTCTCAACAGCGGCCTCTTCTTTGCCAGCCGCTACCCCATCATGGACGTGGCCTATCACTGTTACCCCAACGGGCGGTCCTCCGACAGCCTGGCCTCGAAGGGAGCTCTGTATCTCAAG GTGCAGGTAGGAAATACACCTCACGACCAAAGAATTGTCGGGTACATCTCCTGCACACACCTGCACGCCCTGCCAG AGGACAGTGACATCCGGTGTGAGCAGCTGAACATGCTTCAGGACTGGCTGGCTGATTTCCGAAAATCTACCTCCTCGTCCAGCGCAGCCAACCCCGAGGAGCTGGTGGCGTTTGACGTCGTCTGCGGAGATTTTAACTTTGACAACTGCTCCTCTG ACGACAAGCTGGAGCAGCAGCACTCCCTGTTTACACGTTACAAGGACCCCTGCcgcctggggcctggggaggagaaGCTGTGGGCAATcg GTACCCTACTGGACAAGGACGGTCTCTACGACGAGGAAGTGTGCACCCCTGACAATCTGCAAAA GGTCCTGGAGAGCGAGGAAGGTCGTCGCGAGTACCTCGCCTTCCCCACCAGCAAGAGCCCCGGGGGAGGCCAGAAGGGACGCAAAGAGCTGCTGAAGGGCAACGGCAGGCGCATCGACTACATGCTgcatggggaggaggggctgtgcCCAGACTGGAAGGCC GAGGTGGAAGAATTCAGTTTCATCACCCAGCTGTCGGGCCTGACAGACCACCTCCCGGTGGCCATGCGACTGATGGTGTCtgcgggggaggaggaggcataA